One stretch of Gammaproteobacteria bacterium DNA includes these proteins:
- a CDS encoding FkbM family methyltransferase has product MHKKVGSQGFVIAFELQPELVAYLEQARNSLRLTQLEIANIALSSVIGEKELLRPKHHWGGASMEWRPNGQLDSLKVAVTTLDSYFQNHDARPIRFIKCDVEGHEYDVFQGGKQILQEDRPDLLFECGYAQDPECNVFSYLISLEYDGFCFYKQGFAPVSKYNLLRNSMHKKALIDFVFVPKENSSALTRYCS; this is encoded by the coding sequence ATGCACAAAAAAGTAGGGTCTCAGGGATTTGTGATCGCCTTTGAACTTCAGCCCGAACTAGTGGCATACCTAGAGCAAGCGAGAAATAGTTTGAGGCTTACTCAACTAGAAATCGCAAATATTGCCCTATCATCTGTTATTGGAGAAAAAGAATTACTTCGCCCTAAACACCATTGGGGTGGGGCAAGCATGGAGTGGCGCCCGAATGGGCAGCTTGATAGCCTCAAGGTTGCGGTAACTACACTAGACAGCTACTTCCAAAATCACGATGCTCGACCGATAAGATTTATCAAATGTGATGTGGAGGGACATGAATACGACGTATTTCAAGGCGGAAAACAGATACTGCAAGAAGATCGTCCTGACTTATTGTTTGAATGTGGCTATGCCCAGGATCCAGAATGCAATGTGTTTTCCTATCTGATTAGTCTGGAGTACGACGGTTTTTGTTTCTATAAGCAGGGATTTGCTCCAGTATCGAAGTACAATCTACTGCGAAATTCAATGCATAAGAAAGCTCTTATCGACTTTGTTTTCGTCCCTAAGGAAAACTCAAGTGCCCTAACACGGTATTGCAGCTAA
- a CDS encoding thiazole synthase: MTENNPLVADDPLIIEGVTYRSRLLIGTGKYRDLTQTRLAVEASGAQIVTVAIRRTNIGQDPDQPNLLDELPPGKYTILPNTAGCYDAKTAIRTCMLARELLGGHDLVKLEVLGDEKTLFPDIPETLVAAKILIEEGFKVMVYTTDDPVSAIRLEQMGCVAVMPLAAPIGSGLGIRNRYNIRTIVENAQVPILVDAGVGTASDATIAMELGCDGVLMNTAIAQAKNPILMATAMKQAIEAGRCAYLAGRMPRRAYASASSPIDGSFFE; this comes from the coding sequence ATGACAGAAAATAATCCGCTAGTGGCCGACGACCCCTTGATTATTGAAGGCGTGACCTATCGGTCTCGCCTGTTGATTGGGACAGGTAAGTACCGCGATCTGACACAGACTCGCCTTGCAGTAGAAGCAAGTGGGGCACAGATTGTGACGGTGGCGATCCGTCGGACCAACATAGGTCAGGATCCGGATCAACCGAATCTTCTCGATGAGCTCCCACCGGGGAAGTACACTATCCTCCCTAACACCGCGGGTTGCTATGACGCTAAAACAGCCATACGCACATGTATGCTGGCGCGTGAATTGTTGGGGGGACACGATTTGGTCAAACTTGAAGTACTGGGCGATGAAAAGACACTCTTTCCAGACATTCCCGAAACACTCGTGGCGGCTAAGATTCTTATCGAGGAGGGCTTCAAGGTAATGGTATATACAACCGACGACCCGGTTAGTGCTATTCGACTAGAGCAAATGGGTTGTGTGGCTGTTATGCCCCTTGCAGCGCCGATTGGTTCGGGGCTTGGTATCCGCAATAGGTATAATATAAGAACTATCGTCGAAAATGCCCAAGTACCAATTTTGGTGGATGCCGGTGTTGGGACAGCGTCCGATGCAACCATCGCGATGGAACTCGGCTGTGATGGCGTGTTAATGAACACGGCTATTGCACAGGCAAAGAATCCCATATTGATGGCGACGGCGATGAAACAAGCAATTGAAGCAGGTCGTTGCGCCTATCTTGCGGGCCGCATGCCACGACGTGCCTACGCGAGCGCATCCTCTCCAATCGACGGAAGCTTTTTTGAATAG
- a CDS encoding cyclase family protein, which produces MNRDICAFVISILLMAAPHISPADTFNPSKFHLIDLTYAFNEETIYWPTAPTTFELKKLAYGQTDKGYFYAAYAICAPEHGGTHLDSPIHFSEGQRTTDQIPLQQFMAHAVVIDVSTQAAIDRDYRLTRQDVLEFEAKHGVIEPGTIVLLRTGWGEFWPDRKAYLGDDTPGDVSKLHFPGYGEAAARLLVGERKVSVLGADVASIDYGKSKDFPVHRLAAENNVLGLENLANLERLPARGAVVIALPMKIEGGSGGPVRAIALLPSEGGP; this is translated from the coding sequence ATGAACCGTGATATTTGTGCTTTTGTCATTAGCATATTGTTGATGGCAGCGCCTCACATATCACCAGCGGATACATTCAATCCGAGCAAATTTCACTTGATAGATCTTACGTATGCGTTTAATGAGGAGACGATTTACTGGCCAACCGCACCCACAACTTTCGAACTGAAAAAGCTTGCTTATGGGCAAACGGATAAAGGTTACTTTTATGCCGCCTACGCCATCTGTGCCCCGGAGCACGGTGGCACGCATCTTGATTCGCCGATTCACTTTTCTGAAGGACAACGGACGACAGACCAAATTCCACTTCAGCAGTTCATGGCGCATGCGGTTGTGATCGATGTTTCAACGCAGGCTGCGATCGATCGGGATTATCGACTCACCCGGCAAGACGTGCTTGAGTTTGAGGCGAAGCATGGGGTGATAGAACCCGGTACGATTGTCCTGCTTCGCACAGGATGGGGGGAATTTTGGCCTGATCGTAAGGCCTACCTGGGTGATGATACGCCCGGTGACGTGTCCAAGTTGCACTTTCCTGGTTACGGGGAGGCGGCGGCGCGGCTGCTGGTGGGAGAGAGGAAGGTTTCGGTCCTGGGTGCTGACGTCGCGTCAATTGATTATGGGAAATCAAAGGATTTTCCCGTACATCGGCTTGCGGCGGAAAATAATGTGTTGGGTCTTGAGAACCTCGCTAATCTCGAAAGGCTCCCTGCCCGGGGCGCTGTCGTCATTGCGTTACCCATGAAGATCGAGGGCGGGTCTGGCGGCCCAGTGCGGGCGATCGCCCTTTTGCCAAGCGAGGGCGGTCCATAA
- the cysQ gene encoding 3'(2'),5'-bisphosphate nucleotidase CysQ, translated as MDEDPQELCESVIALAAKAGVRIIEIYETDFSVLEKEDRSPLTAADMAAHDIIAKGLSDLTPTIPLLSEESTDIPFAERKQWSRYWLVDPLDGTREFIKRNGEFTVNIALIDNHSPVLGVVYVPVTGVCYFATIGNGACKQLPDEAPVQIQVRRNFTGRLTVAVSRSHGNERQTTFVANLDDVDYIAIGSALKSCLVAEGRVDVSPRFGPTSEWDTAASQCVVEEAGGHVTDMHLKPLRYNTKASLLNPEFLVFADSSRDWCKYLP; from the coding sequence ATGGATGAGGATCCACAGGAACTGTGTGAGTCGGTCATTGCCCTGGCGGCCAAGGCCGGTGTGCGGATCATCGAGATATATGAAACTGACTTCTCGGTGCTTGAGAAGGAAGACCGATCTCCGCTGACTGCAGCCGATATGGCCGCCCACGATATAATCGCTAAGGGGCTCTCTGATCTCACACCAACAATTCCTCTTCTATCAGAAGAATCCACGGATATTCCATTTGCCGAGCGCAAACAATGGTCCCGCTACTGGTTGGTTGATCCGCTTGATGGGACGCGGGAGTTTATCAAACGAAATGGGGAATTTACGGTCAATATTGCACTTATTGATAATCACTCCCCCGTACTCGGTGTCGTCTATGTACCTGTAACGGGTGTTTGTTATTTTGCAACGATAGGCAATGGCGCCTGCAAGCAGCTGCCTGACGAGGCGCCCGTCCAGATCCAGGTCCGCCGTAATTTCACGGGACGGCTTACTGTGGCCGTTAGCCGCTCGCATGGTAATGAGAGACAAACGACATTTGTTGCCAATTTGGATGATGTGGACTACATCGCGATTGGTAGTGCGCTGAAATCATGCCTCGTTGCTGAAGGTCGAGTGGATGTTTCGCCACGATTTGGTCCTACGTCGGAGTGGGACACAGCAGCAAGCCAGTGCGTAGTAGAAGAGGCAGGTGGACACGTGACAGATATGCATTTGAAGCCCTTGCGCTACAATACAAAAGCTTCGCTGCTTAATCCGGAGTTTCTTGTCTTTGCCGACAGTTCGAGGGACTGGTGCAAGTACTTGCCTTGA
- a CDS encoding tetratricopeptide repeat protein — protein MFRSDHNQAAYGKRLNTIWILGGLVAFMVAGCAQDDDPLSAFEHGDYQTACQLWRPMAENGDVNAQNYLGMMYYLGLGVSRDYGTAVKWYTIAAMHGNANAQRNLGTMYHEGLGVPQDYLKAYAWYYASEKQGNRRAGIYIQSLTGKLTPNQQMKARALVQQYISHGG, from the coding sequence TTGTTTAGATCGGATCACAATCAGGCTGCCTACGGCAAGCGCCTCAACACAATCTGGATTCTTGGTGGACTTGTTGCGTTTATGGTTGCGGGCTGTGCCCAAGATGATGATCCATTGTCTGCGTTTGAGCACGGAGATTATCAGACTGCTTGCCAGCTATGGCGGCCGATGGCCGAAAACGGAGATGTTAATGCTCAAAACTATCTGGGCATGATGTATTACCTTGGTTTGGGTGTATCCCGGGACTATGGGACGGCGGTTAAGTGGTACACGATCGCGGCGATGCATGGCAATGCAAACGCCCAGCGCAACCTTGGCACGATGTATCATGAAGGACTCGGGGTTCCTCAGGACTATTTGAAGGCGTATGCTTGGTATTACGCCTCTGAGAAGCAGGGCAATAGGAGGGCCGGAATCTACATTCAATCGCTGACAGGTAAGTTAACGCCGAATCAGCAGATGAAGGCGAGGGCGCTTGTGCAGCAGTATATCTCGCACGGTGGGTGA
- a CDS encoding response regulator → MGNSVPIVVVVDDTWSVRSMFERSSASLNIELETFGSAAESMSYLATTQPELLFLDNIMPEKDGLTFLQQLRNNPLHRKTPVVIISTKDYAQDRSVAKELGALEFVVKPVGMQAIRDLIVKYTNANMKRAHNSSHG, encoded by the coding sequence ATGGGAAACTCCGTGCCAATAGTCGTCGTGGTGGATGATACTTGGAGTGTACGATCCATGTTCGAGCGCAGTAGTGCGTCATTAAACATTGAGCTTGAAACCTTCGGGTCGGCGGCTGAGTCCATGTCGTATCTCGCGACGACTCAGCCTGAGCTGCTATTTCTGGACAATATCATGCCTGAGAAAGACGGCTTGACTTTTTTGCAGCAACTTAGGAACAACCCTCTCCATCGGAAAACGCCCGTGGTCATCATAAGCACCAAGGACTATGCTCAGGACAGATCTGTGGCAAAGGAACTGGGCGCTCTCGAATTTGTGGTTAAGCCCGTGGGCATGCAGGCCATAAGGGATCTGATCGTCAAATACACAAACGCAAATATGAAACGAGCCCATAACTCATCACATGGATAA
- a CDS encoding SPOR domain-containing protein — translation MSPKRGHEWPLFALGLGIGLFVALIVFLKQHSPVIVEQPVVQESSGSVDTRTVQKDTSDPLPPPPKPRFDFYTILPEMEVKVPDWEVGEAGQAQEKPLQPGIYVIQVGSFRNLDEADRVKAQLESMGIQAEIQRVVMNGQDTWHRVRIGPFKHLARLDEMRERLLANDLDFMMLRIKTEDETRFRD, via the coding sequence GTGTCGCCGAAACGCGGTCACGAGTGGCCCTTGTTTGCACTGGGCCTTGGCATTGGCTTATTTGTCGCATTGATTGTGTTTTTAAAGCAGCATTCTCCAGTGATTGTGGAACAACCGGTGGTCCAGGAGAGCAGTGGCTCGGTGGACACACGTACGGTGCAGAAGGACACAAGCGATCCGCTTCCCCCGCCTCCCAAGCCGCGCTTTGATTTCTACACGATCCTTCCGGAGATGGAAGTCAAGGTACCTGACTGGGAGGTTGGCGAAGCGGGCCAGGCACAAGAGAAACCGCTCCAGCCGGGCATTTATGTCATTCAGGTGGGCTCGTTCCGCAACCTCGATGAGGCGGATCGTGTCAAGGCGCAATTGGAGTCCATGGGCATTCAGGCGGAAATACAGCGGGTCGTGATGAATGGCCAGGATACGTGGCACCGAGTCCGTATTGGCCCATTCAAGCATCTCGCAAGATTGGACGAAATGCGTGAGCGTCTGTTGGCCAACGATCTCGATTTCATGATGTTGCGGATAAAGACGGAGGATGAAACACGATTTCGCGACTGA
- the thiS gene encoding sulfur carrier protein ThiS, giving the protein MKIIVNGDRRTVPDQCTIADLLQKLDISGRLAVEVNEEIVPRSRFEAYSLQSNDRVEIVHAIGGG; this is encoded by the coding sequence ATGAAAATCATCGTTAATGGCGATAGGCGCACGGTGCCCGATCAATGCACCATCGCCGATCTTCTACAAAAATTGGACATCAGCGGCAGATTGGCGGTGGAAGTCAACGAGGAGATCGTACCGCGAAGTCGGTTCGAGGCCTACTCCCTTCAGAGCAATGATCGAGTCGAGATTGTACATGCCATCGGCGGTGGTTAG
- the argS gene encoding arginine--tRNA ligase, with the protein MKRNLERLVLDALATLQQDGVLSIDDRPAVQLERTRDAKHGDFACNIAMVLAAASKLKPRDIAAKIAAAIPDSDLVEKIEVAGPGFINFFLKPGAFQNIPKEILDAGEAYGRSDYGQGGRVVVEFVSANPTGPLHIGHGRGAAYGSTVANLLEAIGFTVQREYYVNDAGRQTGILALSVWLRYLEKCGEDIAFPPNAYQGEYIKEIAATLYERDGKSLCHSADAVMGVITPDMDVEAQLDRLVEQAGRLIGKNAFRKVTDLAVQIILEDIRDDLAAFGVEFDTWFYEHELVDSKAVDQVINRLGEHIYEKGGARWFSAKKFHDEKDRVVIRENGQPTYFALDTAYHLNKLERGFGRIIDVWGADHHGYVPRLKAAIAAMGEGPGKLDVLLIQFVSLYRGGKKVQMSTRAGEFVTLRELREEVGCDAARFFYVLRKSDQHLDFDLDLAKSQSSDNPVYYVQYAHARICSVMKQMDQKHLKWDAEEGARNLSLLTEQHEQALLATLFRYPEVIESAAQGEEPHQLAYYLRDLANDFHTYYNTHQFLVESSPLRNARISLILATRQVLHNGLSLLGVSAPEVM; encoded by the coding sequence TTGAAACGAAATTTGGAAAGATTGGTCCTGGATGCCTTGGCTACGTTGCAGCAAGATGGAGTGTTAAGTATCGATGATCGACCCGCGGTTCAGCTTGAGCGAACGCGCGATGCGAAACATGGTGACTTTGCCTGTAACATTGCAATGGTACTTGCCGCAGCATCGAAGCTTAAGCCCCGAGATATAGCAGCCAAGATCGCCGCTGCCATACCTGATTCCGATCTGGTGGAAAAGATTGAGGTTGCCGGACCGGGATTTATCAATTTCTTTCTCAAACCCGGCGCCTTTCAAAATATTCCGAAGGAGATTCTGGATGCAGGTGAGGCTTATGGACGCTCGGACTATGGGCAGGGCGGACGGGTCGTTGTCGAATTCGTCTCCGCGAATCCCACAGGCCCGCTGCACATAGGACACGGTCGGGGTGCGGCCTATGGGTCCACTGTGGCGAATCTGCTGGAGGCCATCGGTTTTACCGTGCAGCGCGAATATTATGTCAATGATGCTGGGCGGCAGACGGGCATCCTGGCGCTCAGTGTATGGCTGCGCTATCTAGAGAAATGCGGTGAAGATATCGCGTTTCCACCCAATGCGTATCAAGGCGAGTATATAAAAGAGATCGCCGCAACGCTCTACGAGCGAGATGGAAAATCGCTTTGTCACTCTGCGGACGCTGTAATGGGCGTCATCACGCCGGACATGGACGTGGAAGCACAACTGGATCGGTTGGTGGAGCAGGCTGGGAGACTTATTGGAAAAAATGCCTTTCGCAAGGTAACTGATTTAGCAGTTCAAATAATTTTAGAAGATATCCGAGATGATCTCGCTGCATTCGGCGTTGAGTTTGATACATGGTTTTATGAGCATGAGCTAGTCGATAGTAAGGCGGTCGATCAAGTAATCAATCGCCTTGGCGAACATATTTATGAAAAAGGTGGTGCCCGATGGTTCAGTGCCAAAAAGTTCCACGATGAAAAAGATCGTGTCGTGATTCGCGAAAATGGCCAGCCTACCTACTTTGCCTTAGATACCGCCTATCACCTGAACAAATTAGAAAGAGGCTTTGGCCGGATTATCGATGTATGGGGCGCAGATCATCATGGCTATGTGCCGAGACTGAAGGCAGCAATTGCTGCAATGGGTGAAGGCCCTGGCAAGTTGGATGTCTTGCTTATACAGTTCGTATCCCTCTATCGGGGAGGAAAGAAAGTCCAAATGTCTACCCGCGCTGGTGAGTTTGTGACCCTCAGAGAGTTGCGTGAAGAGGTGGGCTGTGATGCTGCGCGATTTTTCTACGTGTTGCGGAAGAGCGACCAGCACCTGGATTTCGATCTTGATCTTGCCAAGTCGCAGTCCAGTGATAACCCTGTGTATTACGTCCAATATGCACATGCAAGGATATGCAGTGTGATGAAGCAAATGGATCAGAAGCATCTTAAGTGGGACGCCGAAGAGGGCGCTCGGAATCTTTCGTTGTTAACTGAACAGCACGAACAGGCACTGTTGGCCACGCTGTTCCGTTATCCCGAAGTGATTGAGTCGGCGGCGCAGGGTGAGGAACCTCATCAGCTTGCCTACTATCTGCGGGATCTCGCCAATGACTTTCACACCTATTACAACACACACCAGTTCCTGGTGGAGTCATCGCCGTTGCGAAATGCCCGTATTAGTCTGATTCTCGCAACGCGCCAAGTATTGCACAATGGTCTTAGCCTATTGGGTGTGTCGGCACCGGAGGTAATGTAG
- the trmB gene encoding tRNA (guanosine(46)-N7)-methyltransferase TrmB — protein sequence MALSHKSQAPHHRRSVRTYVRRNSSRITAAQRRALDDLWDVYGIEPADKSFDFNKLFGRIAPRILDIGSGMGSATVTMAREHPENDYLAIEVYRPGVGRLLNRLNAEGLTNVRVVCHDAVEVLEHCVQTKTLDGVCIFFPDPWPKKRHHKRRMIRASFASLLEKKLKTHGRVYIATDLDAYADEILGILDAHPGFINLAGRGSFAPRPRWRPLTKFEQRAHRLGHRIWDLVYARSDRHIDGPF from the coding sequence ATGGCGTTGTCTCACAAGTCTCAGGCACCTCATCACCGCCGGTCTGTCCGAACCTACGTACGCAGAAATAGTTCCCGTATCACGGCAGCGCAGCGTCGTGCGCTTGATGATCTGTGGGATGTGTACGGTATTGAACCCGCGGACAAATCATTTGACTTTAACAAACTGTTTGGCCGCATTGCGCCACGCATACTGGATATCGGATCGGGTATGGGGAGTGCAACGGTAACCATGGCGCGCGAGCATCCGGAAAATGATTACCTGGCCATCGAAGTATATCGGCCGGGCGTAGGTCGCCTTTTGAACCGATTGAATGCCGAAGGATTGACCAACGTGCGCGTGGTTTGCCACGATGCGGTGGAAGTTCTCGAACATTGTGTTCAGACTAAAACCCTTGATGGTGTGTGTATCTTTTTTCCTGATCCGTGGCCCAAGAAGCGCCACCACAAGCGCCGCATGATCAGGGCCTCCTTTGCATCCCTTTTAGAAAAGAAACTCAAGACACACGGACGCGTATATATAGCCACAGATCTGGACGCCTATGCTGATGAGATACTCGGCATTTTGGACGCTCATCCGGGCTTCATTAATCTAGCTGGGCGAGGTTCCTTTGCGCCAAGGCCGCGGTGGCGCCCGCTAACAAAGTTTGAACAACGGGCTCATCGTTTGGGTCATAGGATATGGGACTTGGTTTATGCGCGTTCTGATAGGCACATAGACGGCCCGTTTTGA
- a CDS encoding MBL fold metallo-hydrolase: protein MDNAYIRFWGVRGSYTAPFASHMKVGGNTSCVEIRVGDDILVCDAGTGIIPFGNAIVAQDTVRNLMLILTHYHWDHICGLPFFMPAFMKDWNIKIFGPGQSTKDIAEQLAAQMRAPYFPVETEHWMANVEYMDPEDGAIEHGTIAITYNNVHHPGITYGYRIRVCGKTVVYISDNECFVVEKSINQRYQEFNEEERALLDKMKQEERDIERGLISNADILIHDAQYTPADYEKKRSWGHSCYVDTVNFAIDANVQHLYLYHHDPNYTDEDIDAIHQHCREIVRERGSSIECHIAREGVVVDLV from the coding sequence ATGGATAACGCCTATATCCGGTTTTGGGGTGTGAGGGGTTCCTATACAGCACCTTTCGCATCCCATATGAAGGTTGGCGGCAACACTTCATGTGTGGAAATCCGCGTAGGTGATGACATTCTTGTTTGTGATGCCGGTACTGGCATTATTCCCTTTGGCAATGCGATAGTAGCTCAAGACACGGTCCGTAATCTCATGCTAATCCTTACGCATTATCATTGGGATCATATCTGCGGGCTTCCATTTTTCATGCCAGCGTTTATGAAGGATTGGAACATCAAGATTTTCGGGCCGGGTCAATCTACTAAGGATATCGCGGAACAGCTTGCCGCCCAGATGCGAGCGCCTTACTTCCCCGTAGAGACAGAGCACTGGATGGCCAATGTCGAATATATGGATCCGGAGGATGGCGCAATTGAACATGGAACCATCGCGATAACCTATAATAACGTTCATCATCCAGGCATTACCTATGGCTATCGAATTCGCGTCTGTGGAAAAACAGTCGTATATATTTCTGATAACGAATGCTTTGTTGTAGAAAAGTCCATTAATCAGCGTTATCAGGAGTTTAATGAAGAAGAGCGGGCATTACTTGATAAGATGAAACAAGAAGAGCGTGACATCGAACGAGGCTTGATCAGTAATGCAGATATTCTCATCCATGATGCCCAATATACGCCGGCCGACTATGAAAAGAAGCGCAGTTGGGGCCATTCATGCTACGTTGATACGGTTAACTTTGCGATCGATGCGAATGTCCAGCATCTCTATCTTTACCATCACGATCCAAACTACACAGATGAAGATATAGACGCGATTCATCAACATTGTCGTGAAATAGTTCGTGAACGTGGTTCGTCGATCGAGTGTCATATTGCCAGGGAGGGAGTCGTCGTCGATCTAGTTTGA
- a CDS encoding isoprenylcysteine carboxylmethyltransferase family protein, producing the protein MTEYVGAVPMGVWKHLWAILLLPGIVTIAVPGAIILLTGEIEFGWGLARPYDLLPTLFGCILIGLGFFQKIKTISLFATVGEGTLAPWDPTRMLVVRGPYRYVRNPMISGVLAILLGEALILGSLPLIYWFLLFFILNAIYIPLVEERDLVRRFGNDYLNYKKNVSRWIPRLKPWNSASDED; encoded by the coding sequence TTGACTGAATACGTGGGTGCAGTTCCCATGGGCGTGTGGAAACACCTTTGGGCTATTCTCTTGCTTCCGGGGATCGTCACAATCGCCGTTCCTGGCGCGATAATTTTACTAACAGGCGAAATCGAATTCGGCTGGGGCCTAGCACGTCCATACGATCTGCTGCCGACGTTGTTCGGGTGCATACTCATAGGGCTTGGTTTCTTTCAAAAGATTAAGACTATTTCTTTATTTGCGACGGTTGGCGAGGGCACCCTCGCACCGTGGGATCCAACACGAATGCTTGTCGTTCGAGGGCCATATCGATATGTTCGAAATCCTATGATCAGTGGTGTTCTTGCGATCTTATTGGGTGAGGCACTAATCCTTGGGTCGCTGCCCTTGATCTACTGGTTCCTGCTCTTTTTTATTTTAAATGCTATTTACATTCCGTTGGTTGAAGAACGCGATCTTGTCCGCAGGTTTGGTAATGATTATTTAAATTACAAAAAAAATGTTTCTCGTTGGATCCCTCGCTTAAAGCCATGGAATTCTGCATCTGATGAGGATTAA